From Drosophila yakuba strain Tai18E2 chromosome 2L, Prin_Dyak_Tai18E2_2.1, whole genome shotgun sequence, one genomic window encodes:
- the LOC6528162 gene encoding nuclear receptor coactivator 6 isoform X1 → MPLKQQLEPSLVRILVSLPWDAAQRLRQLANDGNPELRALNIQSVQFEGDSVINLKVGGQDIKITKDNVNETLEAAGSLSGNKSGLLATGFDGPSTSKAASAFMQQQQQRILQQPQNDAISLQQRRAAAAAGLGLQKMPLQTTQQQQQQQQQQVAVTPAVFKSPNTVCPMEGKVPLLLPSPSATRDFPFESMRQARVLQGREAGGLGPPLPPPPPPNVTLKVLKTQPQQAPQNGELTPTTPTSAAPTPPGSKSQFIQPPPPPYPGLGAATASSVSSPIAIAGASAKPAIVTAPSQLNHPLGHPPLPTATSTGSNNIAISSPLLVNLLQNDGNGMSNPNQLKSPQQQQSPLIGMSPSGGQIMNSPMRSSGPATPSDFLMGDVLSPVVPSSPTTPQTTAPPCPPPVVMRNLQQQQQQHQQAMLSPSGNGNHLYTQQQQQGQQQQPQQQQQGPPHRFQQQHQQMSPQAVALRQQQIQRQQMRFMQPQQQLQGQQQPQQQFQPAPDCFNNMGMNPMQQQQIRHQLRPGGLPLAPPPPHPQQQQQRLMGLPMPQASPQQQFMSGASPLGPALSPASSHHSMHSPLMSNHQAQQQPQMVSPAATPGPTAPSEMTGQLMPANQHVPAAPPPDYNQAAANSRWPLAGINKPMDSATKSSFQEFTRYQMQYNLQQQQQQVSLPGQPQQQQQPQQQQLPPPALPTQQQQSQVQQPQVAGQAQGQVDSLISLSVLDALTTNDLDALLPTLNCDLDSTLSLEDKNELESLLQDAKDLDLDLIEDNLSAVDMRDALNTLQEAPLEQQQQQQQAPMQPQQQSQQMLQMPYQQQPQQQQQMQQQLMMQQQQRQQQLPQMQQRQQQQQVQRQLQLQQQHQQQQQLQMVQRQQQQQQSQLQVQHPQQPQRPPQKQFIINPHTGDMEPMASDDSETEAEEETAQPQFRNSHSGLGSFSFNPANDMLLPTNLFSEEDSNSAQQHPMGISSDQERSRDSLASNKSATSRARKTPVSKANHSNFGAGDNSPRSSNSSPLIGLNSPQSVTANAGGAPSKKAKPNLLRGKLQQGVKERKAKDPTAAPKQKRERAKGNAKTKAAEEKIKLRLKLEKVETTPAAGAGYEGQIINNQQQQQQTIVVNNHMQQLPMQTQLLALPTQQQQQQQQQIQQPQIQITQHQQQQQTSQLQQQQQPAQLQQQQPQQQQPLQQQLQHHTVYSNFQQQQQTVPGPNEPRVPPLQIRLRGKNHVVVKNTRKERKKGQNQEAIVDERQLKRSYSDQPPQQLLMDPAESKQAKLTPPPHVNGLPILIQKTTATVAPPQLPQQLQAGVATTTKTTTIVAGKNGLTISAIVEAHKAQAQAQAQSLSDSQLIVGSTNTGTTPTPTTLQQQQLSKIATSLPSSITLSAINSNNNNNNVNSGNNNNRLLTMKNPIKTAATITPIVGGKPMTKNHKPPPYITAVQQLQLQKQQQQQQQQQQQQQQQQQQQQQRQLAAAVTMLPSATTLKRVEITKVTPQVTAEQAPSINPSPVAVAAAATATIATSSTPTTQTTQLICDRKLPVAMPPMTTVNNVVVATVNSSSATLSTLSSVSTASSASIITTSTSTSSPAALPSTLRNSPASNGSGTPGHGNNGGGEDSGIESMDALSEKSPHQLSSSSPIQVSKATVTMVQQPQLQTSAIATTTSAAVIAPVIAPSSTSAGTTPTVATSLTVTSSLQQQQKQQADDEIEKALAKMEGDFPDDLEDIVSSMIKETSECASAAGGVFLNSLESSLPAATVATVVATASTNTSSIKLNGEHHILEHDDLIKKLTESKPPAVKVKLEEMPPLLTIKKEPAIKPLTSGLKVEAKVEVKMEPKVEPKSEEKLQEKHQSDASSASLQPISIEIPAQVDGETPRIRTRASSRLESPLDAPKASPDPTTVTGVSTTAASAANTPTTVKSLSRTSSTASPRVVTPTPNHNNNNKRRRQESECGSSNDGVELGENNIKRPRVSTGTSNNNAAEAAADHNAGAGLPKKVEIESSDSDEPLIEVAGKVRNSKQAQVEAADAAAAAGVEKHVTRRNAQQLQPPQNKTVGNHAPSSTPALGTPRSGKAQAPVAPTTAANNNHNSSSPNNPSVVLSSVTTATMPGGAVVTTSQVNSGTNVVHATRGATAAAASTTNNNSASSPTDEKIGTRRSVRASAAANKIIYSRSNAAAAAAAAAAAAEPKGTPGKAAAAVGTNSAGSVESVAEARRKTRSAVIGESMLTEGRRRRTSRDYK, encoded by the exons ATGCCACTTAAACAG CAGCTTGAACCGTCACTGGTGCGGATATTGGTCTCGCTACCCTGGGACGCAGCACAACGGCTGCGCCAGCTGGCCAACGATGGAAATCCGGAGCTGCGCGCCCTCAACATTCAGTCCGTGCAATTCGAGGGCGATTCTGTGATAAATTTGAAAGTTGGTGGACAAGATATTAAGATAACCAAGG ATAATGTAAACGAGACACTTGAGGCGGCTGGCTCGCTTTCCGGCAACAAAAGTGGTCTGCTGGCCACGGGTTTCGATGGCCCCAGCACGAGCAAGGCGGCTTCCGCCTttatgcaacagcaacagcagagaATCCTGCAACAGCCCCAAAACGATGCAATCTCACTCCAGCAAAGAagagcggcggcggcggcgggcCTGGGACTTCAGAAGATGCCCCTCCAGAccacgcagcagcagcagcaacaacagcagcagcaggtggcCGTGACACCCGCCGTCTTTAAATCCCCTAATACCGTGTGCCCCATGGAGGGCAAGgtgccgttgctgctgccatCGCCCTCCGCCACGCGAGACTTTCCCTTCGAGAGCATGCGGCAGGCGAGAGTGCTGCAAGGCCGAGAGGCAGGCGGTCTGGGTCCGCCCCTaccgccaccgcctccgccaAATGTAACACTAAAGGTGCTGAAGACGCAACCGCAGCAGGCACCTCAGAATGGTGAGCTGACACCCACAACGCCAACGTCAGCTGCACCAACGCCGCCCGGCAGCAAATCTCAGTTCATccagccaccaccgccgccataTCCGGGTTTGGGAGCTGCCACGGCCAGCAGCGTCAGTTCACCCATTGCCATAGCGGGCGCAAGTGCCAAGCCAGCCATTGTGACGGCACCCAGCCAGCTGAACCATCCGCTTGGGCATCCGCCGCTACCTACGGCGACGTCTAcgggcagcaacaacattgcCATATCGTCGCCGCTGCTTGTGAATCTGCTGCAGAACGACGGCAATGGCATGTCGAATCCGAACCAGCTCAAGTCgccccaacagcagcagtcgccCCTGATTGGAATGAGCCCCAGTGGAGGGCAGATTATGAACTCCCCTATGCGATCCTCCGGTCCGGCGACGCCCAGCGATTTCCTCATGGGCGACGTACTGAGTCCGGTGGTGCCTTCCTCACCCACAACGCCCCAGACGACGGCTCCTCCTTGCCCGCCGCCCGTGGTGATGCGGAAtctacagcagcagcaacaacaacatcagcaggCCATGCTCAGTCCCAGCGGCAATGGCAATCATTTGTATactcagcaacagcagcagggtcagcagcagcaaccacagcaacagcagcaaggaCCACCACATCGCTttcaacagcaacatcagcaaatGTCGCCACAGGCTGTGGCCCTGCGACAGCAGCAAATTCAGCGGCAGCAGATGCGATTCatgcaaccgcagcagcaatTACAGGGccagcagcaaccacagcagcaATTTCAGCCTGCGCCTG ATTGCTTCAACAACATGGGCATGAATCCcatgcaacaacaacagataAGACATCAACTGAGACCGGGCGGACTGCCGCTGGCTCCTCCGCCGCCCCAtccgcaacagcaacagcagcgccTTATGGGCCTGCCCATGCCGCAAGCGTCACCCCAGCAGCAATTCATGAGCGGAGCCTCGCCCCTTGGACCCGCCCTCTCTCCCGCCTCCAGCCACCATTCGATGCACAGTCCGCTGATGTCCAATCAtcaggcgcagcagcagccgcaaatGGTGTCGCCTGCGGCAACACCTGGACCTACTGCTCCCAGCGAAATGACTGGACAGCTCATGCCAGCCAATCAACACGTAcctgcagcaccaccaccagatTACAATCAGGCGGCAGCCAACTCACGGTGGCCGTTGGCCGGGATCAATAAGCCGATGGACTCGGCCACCAAGAGCAGTTTTCAAGAATTCACGCGTTACCAGATGCAGTACAATcttcagcaacagcagcagcaagtcaGCTTGCCGGGACAAccgcaacaacagcagcagccacaacagcaacagttgcCGCCACCTGCGCTGCCgacgcagcaacaacaaagtcaGGTTCAGCAGCCACAGGTTGCAGGTCAGGCTCAAGGACAAGTCGATTCACTAATCTCGCTTTCCGTGCTGGATGCCCTGACCACAAACGATTTGGACGCCCTGCTGCCCACTTTAAACTGTGATCTGGACTCCACGCTTAGTTTGGAAGATAAGAACGAGTTAGAATCTCTGTTGCAAGACGCCAAGGATCTGGACTTGGATCTGATCGAGGACAATCTATCGGCGGTTGACATGAGAGATGCTCTCAATACGTTGCAAGAAGCGCCActggaacagcagcagcaacaacaacaagcgcCGATGCAGCCTCAACAGCAGTCCCAGCAAATGTTGCAAATGCCGTaccagcagcaaccacaacagcaacaacagatgCAGCAACAATTGAtgatgcaacagcagcagagaCAGCAACAATTGCCGCAGATGCaacagcgccagcagcagcaacaggtgcagcgacaactgcaactgcagcagcaacatcaacagcaacaacagctacaGATGGTCcaacgccagcagcagcaacagcagtcaCAATTGCAAGTCCAGCATCCGCAGCAGCCACAGAGACCTCCCCAGAAGCAATTTATCATTAATCCACATACCGGAGATATGGAACCTATGGCCAGCGACGATAGCGAGACTGAAGCTGAAGAGGAAACTGCCCAGCCGCAATTCCGCAACAGCCACAGTGGATTAggcagtttcagtttcaatcCCGCCAACGATATGCTTCTGCCTACCAATCTGTTTTCCGAGGAGGACTCCAATTCCGCGCAGCAGCATCCCATGGGTATAAGTAGTGATCAGGAAAGATCACGCGATTCCCTGGCATCGAACAAATCAGCCACCAGCCGGGCTAGAAAAACGCCGGTGTCAAAGGCGAACCATAGCAATTTCGGTGCGGGTGATAACTCGCCCCGTTCCAGCAATAGTTCGCCTTTGATTGGCTTAAACTCGCCCCAATCGGTGACAGCCAATGCAGGTGGAGCGCCCAGCAAGAAGGCCAAGCCAAATCTGCTGCGCGGCAAGCTTCAACAGGGAGTCAAGGAGCGCAAAGCCAAGGATCCCACGGCCGCGCCAAAACAGAAGCGCGAGAGGGCGAAGGGAAATGCCAAGACGAAGGCGGCAGAGGAGAAGATAAAACTGCGACTGAAACTGGAGAAGGTGGAGACTACGCCGGCAGCGGGAGCCGGCTACGAGGGACAGATTATTAacaaccagcagcaacagcagcagaccATTGTTGTGAACAATCATATGCAACAGTTGCCCATGCAGACGCAACTGTTGGCTCTGCcgacacaacaacaacagcagcagcagcaacaaatacAGCAACCTCAAATCCAGATAACccaacatcagcaacagcaacaaacatCTCAGcttcagcaacagcaacaacctgCTCAGctccagcaacaacagccacaacagcagcagccgcttcaacagcaactacaacatCATACGGTCTATAGCAActttcaacagcagcagcaaactgTCCCGGGTCCCAACGAACCACGTGTTCCTCCACTGCAAATCCGTTTGCGTGGAAAGAACCATGTGGTGGTCAAGAACACGCGAAAGGAGCGAAAGAAGGGCCAAAATCAGGAGGCCATCGTTGATGAGCGTCAACTGAAGCGCAGCTACAGCGATCAGCCACCGCAGCAATTGCTAATGGACCCTGCAGAAAGCAAGCAAGCCAAGCTCACGCCACCGCCACATGTCAACGGATTGCCCATACTGATCCAGAAGACGACGGCGACAGTGGCGCCGCCACAATTGCCACAACAACTGCAAGCCGGAGTAGCCACGACCACCAAGACCACCACTATTGTGGCGGGCAAGAATGGTCTAACGATCAGTGCCATTGTGGAGGCGCACAAGGCACAGGCTCAAGCGCAGGCCCAATCCCTCAGTGATTCACAGCTGATTGTGGGTTCCACCAACACAGGAACAACGCCTACGCCCACCaccctgcagcagcagcagctgagcAAGATAGCCACCTCGTTGCCAAGCAGCATTACCCTCAGTgccatcaacagcaacaataataacaataatgtgAACAGCGGGAATAACAACAATCGGCTGTTGACGATGAAGAATCCGATTAAGACTGCGGCCACCATAACACCCATCGTGGGTGGCAAGCCGATGACAAAAAACCATAAGCCGCCGCCATACATCACAGCCGTGCaacagctgcagttgcagaagcaacaacagcagcagcaacaacagcagcaacagcagcagcaacaacagcagcagcaacagcagcgacaACTGGCGGCGGCCGTAACCATGTTGCCCAGTGCGACGACCCTGAAGCGTGTGGAGATAACAAAGGTCACACCGCAGGTCACGGCAGAGCAGGCTCCTAGCATAAACCCATCCCCAGTAGccgtagcagcagcagccacagcaacaataGCGACATCGTCGACGCCCACTACGCAAACAACTCAGCTGATCTGTGATAGAAAGTTGCCAGTGGCCATGCCGCCTATGACCACGGTCAATAACGTGGTAGTGGCCACAGTGAACTCCTCTTCCGCCACCCTGTCGACCTTATCGTCCGTATCCACAGCCTCCTCCGCATCCATAATCACCACCTCTACCTCTACCTCATCGCCGGCTGCCTTGCCCAGCACGCTGCGCAACTCGCCCGCCAGCAATGGAAGTGGAACACCCGGCCACGGAAACAACGGCGGTGGCGAGGACAGTGGCATTGAGTCCATGGATGCCCTCTCCGAGAAGAGTCCTCATCAACTCTCGTCCAGCAGTCCAATCCAAGTGAGCAAGGCGACGGTGACGATggtgcagcagccgcaactgCAGACAAGCGCAATCGCCACAACTACATCCGCGGCGGTGATAGCACCAGTGATTGCTCCCAGCTCAACGTCAGCAGGAACAACGCCAACTGTAGCGACATCATTAACCGTAACCAGTTccctgcaacagcagcaaaaacagcagGCTGACGATGAGATCGAGAAGGCTCTGGCGAAGATGGAGGGGGACTTTCCCGATGATCTCGAGGATATTGTGTCCTCGATGATCAAGGAGACAAGCGAATGTGCCAGTGCTGCGGGTGGTGTTTTCCTAAATAGCCTGGAGAGCTCACTGCCAGCAGCGACAGTTGCAACCGTTGTGGCTACAGCATCCACAAACACAAGTAGCATCAAGTTAAATGGCGAACACCATATACTCGAACACGATGATCTCATCAAGAAACTCACAGAGAGCAAGCCACCGGCGGTCAAAGTGAAGCTGGAGGAGATGCCCCCGCTGCTCACCATTAAGAAGGAGCCGGCGATTAAACCGCTGACCAGCGGCCTCAAGGTGGAAGCCAAAGTGGAGGTAAAGATGGAGCCAAAAGTCGAGCCCAAGTCGGAGGAGAAGTTGCAGGAAAAGCATCAGAGCGACGCTTCCTCAGCATCACTGCAACCTATTTCTATTGAAATACCTGCTCAGGTGGATGGTGAGACGCCAAGAATAAGGACACGAGCCAGCAGTCGCCTGGAGAGTCCCCTTGATGCGCCAAAAGCGAGTCCTGATCCCACAACTGTCACTGGTGTTTCAACCACTGCGGCCAGTGCAGCCAACACGCCTACCACCGTCAAGAGTCTATCCCGCACCTCCTCCACCGCCAGTCCGCGAGTGGTCACACCAACGCCCAaccacaacaataacaacaagcgAAGACGCCAGGAATCCGAGTGTGGCAGCAGTAATGATGGTGTCGAATTGGGCGAGAACAACATAAAGCGGCCAAGGGTAAGCACCGGCACCTCCAATAACAACGCAGCAGAAGCAGCTGCAGATCACAATGCCGGCGCGGGATTGCCAAAAAAGGTTGAAATCGAGTCCTCCGATTCGGATGAGCCGCTGATCGAGGTGGCCGGCAAGGTGCGCAACTCCAAACAGGCCCAGGTAGAAGCTGCCgatgccgcagcagcagccggagTGGAGAAGCACGTGACGCGACGAAATGCACAGCAGTTACAGCCCCCGCAAAACA AAACTGTCGGCAACCATGCTCCCTCCTCCACACCTGCCCTTGGAACACCGCGATCGGGAAAAGCTCAGGCGCCAGTTGCTCCTACCACTGCTGCGAACAACAatcacaacagcagcagtccCAACAATCCCAGTGTTGTGCTCTCCTCAGTGACCACGGCAACAATGCCAGGCGGTGCTGTGGTGACCACAAGCCAAGTCAACAGCGGCACGAATGTAGTTCATGCAACACGAGGagccactgcagctgctgctaGCACCACCAATAATAACTCGGCCAGCTCGCCCACGGACGAGAAGATCGGCACCCGGAGGAGCGTGCGAGCCAGTGCGGCAGCCAACAAGATCATCTACAGTCGCAGCAATGCagccgcagctgctgcagcagccgccgccgcgGCAGAGCCGAAGGGAACACCTGGCAaggcggcagcagcagttggTACCAACAGCGCCGGCAGTGTGGAAAGTGTCGCGGAAGCCAGACGAAAGACCCGCAGTGCAG TCATTGGCGAGTCCATGTTGACCGAGGGACGCCGGAGAAGAACGTCGCGTGATTACAAGTGA